Part of the Tenacibaculum sp. SZ-18 genome, ATTGCTAATGCTCAAGTAAACGGAACCGCTACCTATACAAGAAACTTACCAACAACTAATTGGTACTTAGTTTCTTCACCACTTTCTGGAGAAAGTATAGACGATGTAACAGCCAATAATGATCTGGCTTCTGGTACCGGAGGGAATTTAGGATTAGGTTTTTATCTCAATAATGGTGCTACTCCCTGGGTATATGCTCTAGTTTCATCTAATAGAGCTATTGATGAGGGAGAAGGTATGTCTATAAAACTAGCTAATCCTGGTAATTTTGTTGTGTCTGGGAACTTAAATAGTTCTACTCTTGGCTTTAACATTTCAACGGGAAGTAGAAATAACTTTAATCTAGTAGGAAACCCATATCTTTCTTTTATAAACTCAGCAACTTTGGCTAGTGATAACACTTCTGAATTAACCGAAGAAACTGTTTGGCTTTGGAATGGTACAGAATATGTAACCTATAATGCCGTTTCTCCTATTGAAATAGCTCCTGGGCAAGGATTTTTTATAGAAGCTAGTTCTACTGGTAGTCTTGTAACTTTTGTTAATTCAAACCAAAGTCATCAAAGTACCGATACGTTCTTAAGACAGGAATCACATCCTTCTTTTGAACTGTTCGTTACAAATGGAAACGAGAACACAAGCACGAAGGTATTTTATGTTAATAATAAAACTACTGGTTTTGATAATGGATACGACTCTAAAATGTTTGGAGGAATCGATAAAGACTTCGCTATTTTTACGCAGTTAGTGTCAGATGATCAGGGAAAGAAATTAGCTATTCAAACTTTACCGAACACAGATCACGCTACGATGATTATTCCTGTTGGTTTAACAGCTAAAGCTGACCAAGAACTTACTTTCTCTGTTAGCTCAACTAATTTGCCTAGCGGAATTGAAATTTATTTAGAAGATAGAGTAAATAATACTTTTGTGAATCTTTCAGAAGGAGACCATACAATTATAACTAAAGCTGATATAAATGGTATTGGGCAGTACTACATCCACGCAAGCTCAGCGAAATTAAGTAATGAAGATATTACTCAAAACATTTCAAATGTAAGTATTTATAAATCTTCTGAAAATGAGATTACAATTGCTGGTTTACAAGCTTCAGCAAATGTAAAAGTATTCTCTTTATTAGGGGAAGAATTAATTGATACGGATATTAATTCTAATGGTATTAGCAAAGTGACATTACCTAACTTATCTACTGGAGTTTATGTTGTAAAGCTAAATTCAACACTAGGTAATATTACAAAGAAAATCATTTTAGAATAATTTAATTCCCTAATGCATATCATGAAAAATAATAAACTAAATAAAGAAGAGATTACTAGAAAAGAAGCTCTTAAAAAAATCGGAAACTACGGGAAGTACACAGCTTTAACTGCTTTAGGTACTTACTTAATTTTAAATCCTAAAAAAGCACAAGCTGCTTCACCTGAACAACCAGGTGATGGATTTTAAAAGCCTAACTATTTAACTACTAAAAAACCTCAAGGAAATCCTTGAGGTTTTTTTTATTAATATTAACAAAAGGTTAACATTATAGGTTATTTTAAACTTTTCTCGCATCAAAGATTAGTTTTTAGTAATTTGCATGTCCTTAAATAAAAAACGTAAAAATGAGAAACAATTACCTTTTAATTTACTTATTATTTTTCTTACACAGTTTAACAGTTACTGGCCAAGTAATTAATGATGATTTTGAAGACGGGGATTTAAGTGGTTGGACTGAAGGTACAGTAGGACATTGGAGTAACTCTAATACTGATCCGATTACAACTACTCAATCCTTAAAGCACAATCTTTCTGGTGTCTCTGATGAAAGTTACATCTACCACGATATTTCAAGTTTAAATTTAACCACTCAAAATATCACATGGCAATTCAATTTGAAAAATGGGAACTGGGATCCTTCCAGTTCAAATAGATTTTGGGTCTATTTAACTGCTAACGATACAGATTTAAATGGAGCTGTCGTAGATGGATACGCTTTGGGAGTTAATTTATCTGGAACATCAGATATATTAACACTCTGGAAAGTAACAGATGGAGCTGCGGATGGAGCTATCATTTCCACTTCGATAAATTGGAATTCCAATGAAACAAGAGGTATTAGAATAACAAGATCTACAACTGGTAATTGGGAAATATTTGTGGATAATGATGGTGGTTTTGATACTTTAGTTTCTCAAGGAACAAATACAAATTCAGATTATACCTTTTCAACATATTTCGGTTTAAGTTTTGATTTTTCTTCTACCAGAGCCGGTTTATTATGGATGGATGATGTTTTAGTAGAAGGAAATACACCTTCAACTAACCCAACTGTATCTTTTGATAACGCCTCAAGTACAGAAAATGAAACTAATACTACTTTCAATACACTTATTCCTGTAAGTATTTCAAATTATTCCGCCGATGTATCTATCAGTGTTTCAGTAGATGGGTCAAGTACAGCTGAACCTGGTGATTACACACTAAATACTTCTTCTCTTACTTACACTGGTAATGGAACAAAAAACATTTCCCTAGATATCAATAATGATGTTGGGTTTGATAACGAAACTGTTATTTTAAATGTTGCTGTAACTTCTGGAACAGCTGATTTAGGTACTAGCCAGCATACAATTACTATAATTGATGATGAAATACCTCCTCAACCCTCAGCAGGCATAGTGTTTATTACCGAGGTTGTTGATGCTTCTGATTTCAATTATGATTATTTAGAACTGTATAATAATTCAAATGAGACAGTTAGTTTAGCCAATAGTAAATTAGTTAGAGCAAGCGCTTCAACAAACGCCTCAGAATATGTTTTTGATTTTGGCATTGATGAAACAACTGCTGATACTGATTTAACAATTCCTCCGTACGGTTTTTTACTTATTACACGAGGTGGCACAAGAACAGGATTTAATGCTAATTTTGGAATTACATTACCTTTAGAAGTAGGCTATAATGGAGGAAATTCTAATAACTTTTTCGGAACTGGAAGAAGATGGAGACTAAGAACTGGAGGAACAGCTAATACAGATGATGGAACTGTAATAGATGATACTGGTGCAGGAGTAGGGACTGATAAAGATTATAGAAATATATTTACCGATACATTTATAGGTGGGACATTGGCTGAAGCTACTCCAGGAGCTTTAGAGTACCTAGTATATAATGGTGGTGCTTGGGTTAACTCTGAGAGTTTGGATAATACAACTGCAGCAAAAAATGCTTACATCTATGATAACTATGTATTATCTACTGATGCAGATATTAATGATATGGGAATTCAAACAGGTCAAACTTTTACCATTAACACTTCTGGTAGTTTAGATATTAATGGAAACTTAACTACAAATAACGGATTATATATGAATTCTGCAAGTTCTCTAATTGTTAGCGGAAGTTCCACTGGTAACATTACATACACAAGAAACTTACCTACAACAAACTGGTATTTAGTTTCTGCTCCTGTATCAGGAGAAACTCAGGAAGACGTTATTGCAAATCATACATTTGCTACAGGAACAGGAAGTAATATTGGAATTGGAGCATTTACAAATAACGGAGCTTCTCCATGGGTTTACGCAACTGCTGCAACTACAGGAGCTTTAACTTCTGGATTAGGTGTTTCTATGAAATTAGCTGCTGCGGGTGATGTAACAATTTCAGGAACAATCAACAGTTCAAATGTAAACTTCCCTGTGGCTACTGGAACAAGAAATAACTTTAATTTAGTAGGAAACCCATTTACATCTTATGTAAACTCAGCTACATTTACTTCTGCAAATACAGCATTACTTTCAGAAGAAACTGTATGGTTATGGGATGGAACCGCATATGTTACTTATAATGCTATGACTCCTACAGAAATTGCTCCCGCTCAAGGATTCTTTGTAGAAGCTGGTTCTGCTGGTAATGTTACATTCGCTACTTCAAATCAAAGTCATCAAAATACTGACACTTTCAAAAAATCTGAAAACTTGCCTTCTCTGCAGTTATTAATAGAAGATGAAAAACACAAAAAAGAGACTAAAGTTTTTTATGCGAATGATAAAACAACTGGTTTTGATAATGGTTACGACTCAAAAATGTTTAGTGGAGTTTCTCATGACTTCGCAGTATTCACGCAGTTAATTTCAAATGATAAAGGAAACAAATTAGCTATTCAGACATTACCAACTTCAGATATTGAAACTATGGTAGTTCCTGTTGGTTTAATCGCTGATTCGAATAAAGAGATTACATTTTCTGTAAACACTAAAAACTTACCTCAAGGTATTAATGTTTACTTAGAAGATAGATTAAATAATACGTTTGTAAATCTATCTGAAGATAATCACACTGTAATAACAAAATCGGCAGTAAATGGAATCGGACAATATTACTTGCATACAACATCAGCCCGTTTAAGCAATGATGATATTGTTCAAGATATAGCAAACGTAAGTGTTTATAAATCTGCTAATAATGAGATTACAATTGCTGGTTTACAAGCTAAAG contains:
- a CDS encoding T9SS type A sorting domain-containing protein, with the translated sequence MKHYYKIVLTLTLSLFLGFSSWGQLTTGDIAFLGYNADAPDAFSIVALVDIPSSSIIYFTDNESDGAGGINSGEGTLSWNTGASVIAAGTVITFTDLNATRTASVGTLSIDNGTLNIAGGGDAIFAFIGTNGTTPTTFLAGIQNETGNFGNLAGTGLTEGTTFVNFFMSGSPDGGQYNGPRTGLGSFSDYLTEIGDNTNWTVSDADGTLILPLNATSFEVTPTWTGTTDNDWATATNWSTGTVPGASDNVIIPANLTNYPTVSSTTTVNTLQIASGATLIANAQVNGTATYTRNLPTTNWYLVSSPLSGESIDDVTANNDLASGTGGNLGLGFYLNNGATPWVYALVSSNRAIDEGEGMSIKLANPGNFVVSGNLNSSTLGFNISTGSRNNFNLVGNPYLSFINSATLASDNTSELTEETVWLWNGTEYVTYNAVSPIEIAPGQGFFIEASSTGSLVTFVNSNQSHQSTDTFLRQESHPSFELFVTNGNENTSTKVFYVNNKTTGFDNGYDSKMFGGIDKDFAIFTQLVSDDQGKKLAIQTLPNTDHATMIIPVGLTAKADQELTFSVSSTNLPSGIEIYLEDRVNNTFVNLSEGDHTIITKADINGIGQYYIHASSAKLSNEDITQNISNVSIYKSSENEITIAGLQASANVKVFSLLGEELIDTDINSNGISKVTLPNLSTGVYVVKLNSTLGNITKKIILE
- a CDS encoding beta strand repeat-containing protein; its protein translation is MRNNYLLIYLLFFLHSLTVTGQVINDDFEDGDLSGWTEGTVGHWSNSNTDPITTTQSLKHNLSGVSDESYIYHDISSLNLTTQNITWQFNLKNGNWDPSSSNRFWVYLTANDTDLNGAVVDGYALGVNLSGTSDILTLWKVTDGAADGAIISTSINWNSNETRGIRITRSTTGNWEIFVDNDGGFDTLVSQGTNTNSDYTFSTYFGLSFDFSSTRAGLLWMDDVLVEGNTPSTNPTVSFDNASSTENETNTTFNTLIPVSISNYSADVSISVSVDGSSTAEPGDYTLNTSSLTYTGNGTKNISLDINNDVGFDNETVILNVAVTSGTADLGTSQHTITIIDDEIPPQPSAGIVFITEVVDASDFNYDYLELYNNSNETVSLANSKLVRASASTNASEYVFDFGIDETTADTDLTIPPYGFLLITRGGTRTGFNANFGITLPLEVGYNGGNSNNFFGTGRRWRLRTGGTANTDDGTVIDDTGAGVGTDKDYRNIFTDTFIGGTLAEATPGALEYLVYNGGAWVNSESLDNTTAAKNAYIYDNYVLSTDADINDMGIQTGQTFTINTSGSLDINGNLTTNNGLYMNSASSLIVSGSSTGNITYTRNLPTTNWYLVSAPVSGETQEDVIANHTFATGTGSNIGIGAFTNNGASPWVYATAATTGALTSGLGVSMKLAAAGDVTISGTINSSNVNFPVATGTRNNFNLVGNPFTSYVNSATFTSANTALLSEETVWLWDGTAYVTYNAMTPTEIAPAQGFFVEAGSAGNVTFATSNQSHQNTDTFKKSENLPSLQLLIEDEKHKKETKVFYANDKTTGFDNGYDSKMFSGVSHDFAVFTQLISNDKGNKLAIQTLPTSDIETMVVPVGLIADSNKEITFSVNTKNLPQGINVYLEDRLNNTFVNLSEDNHTVITKSAVNGIGQYYLHTTSARLSNDDIVQDIANVSVYKSANNEITIAGLQAKGNVKVFSLLGEELVNTDINSSGLSKIALPNLSTGVYVVKLNSILGNITKKIILE